Genomic DNA from Scylla paramamosain isolate STU-SP2022 chromosome 25, ASM3559412v1, whole genome shotgun sequence:
ACGCCCCCCGCTCACCCCACGCCCTCCTACCATGCCCCCAGGCCCTCCTACCACGCCCCCGCGCAGTACGCTGACGTAAGTTCCTCAATCACACTAGGTTCTCATCTGGTACACACTAAATACACTAACTCTTAATCAACAGCCTTCCAGCTGCTGGaggcgcggcgcggcgcgggcTGTTGTCCCTGCCCGGCCCGCCACGCTCCGTGCCGCAGCGCCCCGTAGCCGCTGAGCCTCAAGTTTGTCCCTCCCTTCCGCCCGCAGGTCTCGCCGCACTACAACACCCAGTACGCCGTCAAGGACGACTACAGCGGCAATGACTTTGGTGCCCAGGAGGCGCGCGACGGCTACAGCACACAGGGCTCCTACTACGTGCTGCTGCCCGACGGCCGCCTGCAGCGCGTCACCTACCACGTGGACGGCGACTCAGGCTACGTGGCCGATGTCACCTACGAGGGCGAGGCCCAGTACCACCCAGACTTACGGCCACGCTCCTGCTCCTTCCTACGGCCACGCCCCAGCTCCCTCCTACACCCCCCAGGCCAGCTTACGGCTAGACTGAAGACTCCACGGCAACTCCTGAATCCACCGCAGGCCTCATTTGTTCCTGCCGCCGTTGAGCTCCGTTGAGCGGGAAGTATCGTCGCCATGGCCGCTGTCAGTCAGCACCATGCCTCTCGcggcgtcatcatcatcatcatcatcatcatcatcatcatcatcacagtcaTTGTTAACCTCTGCATTTCCAAATAATATTAACTAATCTCTAATAATTGATTGCTGACAAGACAATTCTACCTTTAAttgaactaacctaaccttacctaacctaaacataacccaacctaaccactCACCATTAACTAAACCACaccttccactactactactactactactactactactactactactactactactactactacatttttatGCATGAAAAAGTCCCGCTAtgggcaaaaagaaaaaaaaaacagagaaaacattaatttcacctcttcctaaaatcttaaaagataaataagttaaaaattgaaggtaattcatttatactactactactactactactactattgctaccaccaccaccatcacaaccaccactaccgccaccaccgtcTCCACACGCCTCATCTTTCGCAACAATTGTCTTTTCTCACGCgcgtgtcattattattatccgcAAGGCGACCTCTGCCTCGGGGGCTGATTGATGCGAGCTGTACTGccgctactgtgtgtgtgtgtgtgtgtgtgtgtgtgtgtgtgtgtgtgtgtgtgtgtgtgtgtgtgtgtgtgtgtgtgtgtgtgtgtgtgtgtgtgtgtgtgtgtgtgtgtgtgttggttgggctctttttttttgcctctctgTCGGTTtgctctgtctctgtttctttttgtttggttgtcttagtctctctctctctctctctctctctctctctctctctctctctctctctctctctctctctctctctctctctctctctctctctctctctttctctctctctctctctctctctctctgtgtgtgtgtgtgtgtgtgtgtgtgtgtgtgtgtgtgtgtgtgtgtgtgtgtgtgtgtgtgtgtgtgtgtgtgtgtgtgtgtgtgtgtgtgtgtgtgtgtgtgtgtgtgtgtatgcaaatgAGAGTATGTGGGATGGaacgaaagggaaagaaattgagagagagagagagagagagagagagagagagagagagagagagagagagagagagagagagagagagagagagagagagagagagagagagagagagagaaacacagatagacagaaacacagagagaaacacagacaaacagaaacagagataggaaagaaagagaccatcacacacacacgcacacacacacacacacacacacacacacacacacacacacacacacaagccatgaTCCTCACCATAACACACTCTTAAACCCTAAAAATATCACAACTTCCATAAACAACTGGAAGAAAGTCAATGCCACGGGGAGCTGGGCGGGGCCGGAGGAGCTATATAAGAGGGCCACTCTCCTTCACACAACGTCAATCCTTCAGCGTCCCTCCTATCACGATGACCTGCAGGGTGAGAGTCCACTCCTGTTTACATCTGTgtctctgcgtctctctctctttttttcttattatcttgaTGTTTCGGTGTCTAAATATAGTAGTCTTTAAATGCTCTTATACTCGatctgtttatctgtatctCTAAGTCTTcgtatttctttctgtctattgaTGTCTTATAACTCTGATATTGTGAAATGTAAATACAGGAGTCTTCAATTATCTTACGGTAGATCAGTTTATCTCTTGTtggtctctctgtgtctgtttcttcgtccttctttttttttttttttctagtatgttatttttactatattgttaattttctcttccaaCTTCTCCTCGTttgtttcatttcatcttttaaATCATATTCTTTTCAgtctcttttctcatcttcctccttctcgtcttcgtcttttttcttattttattttcaacacAATGACAATGTCATTTCActctctattcttcttccttccattttctccatCACAAActacttcccctcttcttcctcgtcattttttcctcctctgtaataaacaatatttctctctcctcttcatcttcttcatctcctcctctaccatACACAAtacttatctttcctcttcctcctaatgacaataacatatatcactatctctccctccacctctatCATAAACagtactttttttcatcctcctcctgacaataacctctccctccccaccaggTATTCCTTCTAGCCGTGTTGGCAGCGGTGGCGTGCGCTGAGCCTGAAGTCAGCTCCCACGTCAGCATCACCACGGGAGGTCACACCACCTCCCACAGCTCCCACAGGCCCCACGCCCCCGCCCACGCTCCTGTCCCCCACCGCCCTGCCCCTCACCACCCAGCCCCTCACCACCCAGCTCCTCGTCTCCCGGTTCATCACGCCCCTGCCCCACGCCACCCTGCTCCTCATCACCCAGCTCCTCACCGCCCAGCCCCCGCCCCTCACCGTCCCGTCCACCGCCCAGCCCCCGCCCCTCACCGTCCCGTCCACCGCCCAGCCCTCGCCCCTCACCGCCCCGTCCACCACTCCGCCCCCGTCCCTCACCGCCCCGTCAACCACTCTGCCCCCGCCCCTCACCGTCCCGTCCACCGCCCAGCCCCCGTCCCTCACCGCCCCGTCCACCGCCCAGCCCCCGTCCCTCACCGCCCCGTCCACCATCCATCCCCCGCCCCATCCTACACTCCTGAACCCATTTACAGGCCAACCTACGAGCCAGAACCCACCTACCACGCCCCAGAGCCTACCTACCATGCTCCTGAGCCTACTTATGAGGAGCCTGAGTCTTCCTATGAACACGGCCCACCTGCCCCGACCTATGCTCCTCATAGACCCACCTACGCCCCCAGACCCACCTATGCTCCTCCTACCTCAACCTACGGCCCACCCATCTCTTCCTATGCTCCGCCAACCCCCTCCTACGGCACCCCTCATCACTAACACTGAGGGAGATGATGTGATTGATGTGTTTCTGTAAGGATTTATTTATCGACGAACTTCAACGAGCATCAATTAAACCTGCAAAAAAAATGTTGGctctgttatttatctttttgtgaaacgcgcgcgcacacacacacacacacacacacacacacacacacacacacacacacacacacacacacacacacacacacacacacacacacacacacacacacaaacacacacacacacacacacacacacagagagagagagagagagagagagagagagagagagagagagagagagagagagagagagagagagagagagagagagagagtactgtttCATCTTCCTCGTTACGTTAGCGGAAGGAAACAGCGTAAAATCTGGTGAAAAATTAATGTTAAGATAAGAAACGCGTCATTTGCAGACCTAAGGAAGAAATGACAGATGGAGGCTTGGCTTCATGTTAGAGAACTGTGGTAATTCATTtaactattcatttatctatattcATCATATGATTAATTTAATATAAGAGGAGCAAATTTAGGTTAAGAGGTAAATCATGCGCAAATCAAAGGATACGTCCGTAAATACGATGCACTCAATTTTCTGCAATTGAAACCTATTAAaatttacctgagagagagtgaagatgcACTATTAGACGCTGAATTGATTTTGTATGAAATGCTGCACAGAATAAAGCTTCATCTCAGCAAAGTTTTGAGTTATAGCGAGCTGAGGTCAGGCGTTCTGTTGTTTGTAAAATCAAGCTTTTAAGACTCAGtttcttttcttgcattttttttttcagttcattattTCTAAGCATATCATGACAACAACGTAAAACTCTCAAGCTTCAAACGAGACCACAATGAGCTTCCTTCGATCAACAGTAAGCTTACATCGCGTGCTGCAAGAGACTaaatgaaaaatgcaaaaaaatattcaagaatTTTCACCCATTAAATGTAATCTTAATGGAACCAAATACACACCATCAGACACAGAATTAAATGTACCACTGATATGTGTAACAGACCGTCAACTCGTGCAAAGCTTTGAGTAGTAATGAGCTGAGTTGGTAATTGTCTGGCAAGGCGCTGCTATAGACGCAGTGTGTAGGTGTTCCGCGCTGGGAGTGTGGCGACGCTGGCTCATCCCTTTTCTGGTTCATTTTGTGTTTGACTAATATCTAATGACTAaaaacgcgagagagagagagagagagagagagagagagagagagagagagagagagagagataccctaCCGTCACCTCACCccacactctttttttttttttttttcatgtgttcctgtctcaccctctcccctccgtGAACTACCACCACTCTCCCAGTCTGGCGGAGTTCTATACATGCTGCTATACTCAGCCATTAATTTTACGGCTATTGCTCAGATGAATTTGACAGCAAGCCTCCCCTATCAGTGGACTAGCTACACTGAACTTTCTCctctactctttctcttgctcagtCCACCCTTTTCAAAATAAATGTTACGCTGTTTTGTTCCATTTGTTAGGTCTTTCACTGGTAAAGTTTGAAGAAAttagtcttgttttcctttcctttaagttttcctgttattttatttttttttcctgttgattattttttttttccgtttttattttttactcggTGCGTTTCCATTTGCCAAGTCTTTCACTCATAAACTTGGAAGATAATAATCATGTTGTCTTTTCCTTGAAGTCTTcgtggttattattttttctgattgtttttttctatttctatttttactcGATGCCTTTTCATTTTGTCAAGTCTTTCACTCCTAAACTTTGAAGATATTAACATTGTCTTTCATGGGGatcgccgtggtacagtggaacctcgtgCGTTATGGGGTGCAAAGGGTCttcaggcgcacgggttcgaatcctggccacggtccgagggtaggaagggcatcaaTTCGGGGTAACGGTTCCTAAATACCAAGTCAAAAGTTAGAAGGCACTGTCCAGGCCTGATAAACTAGAGAAACCGAAGGTAAAACCGAAGAAAAATTTTAAgacttcctattttttctctgtttttccgataatttattttttttctttttatatttttactgcatgttttttttttttcatttgtcatATCTATTGCTGAATTCAGTAAATATtgtctttcctcctgttttacTACTATTCATTTACTATGTCCAGCATATTCATGTATAACTTGATGCCTTTCCATTTGTCAtgtcatccataaatttgtgtaatcttttaaaactccctaatgatCCAGTAATAATAATCTGATTGCTAAGCCTATGTCATTAATTTGCTActttatttgaaaaccaataccttccaatattttttttttcatttagctTTATCAAGCTTACACCCATTATTTATTGCTTCATCATGATTACTGAGAGctataaccatcaccaccaccaccaccacaacacgcgtcccacaaacacacatcagGTGGCTGCCAACATTTTCCTGCTGAACTCATTTCCTTCACTAGTCGCCCTTCACATGCAACACACTCATCATGCACTTGACCCTCGTGGGTATGCGCAGCAGCTCCCTCAGGTAATGAGATGAAGGTTGAACCAGCTTTTTACCTGCAATGCTCTCTGACTTCATGCATCGTTCTCACACATAAAACAGAATATCATAtagttcattttctcttcccagTATTATAAGGTTTCTATAATTCTCAGCAAAGTAATGATATGAAGAGAGAAGCAACGATCTATTGGCAATGCTTTGTGAATTTTAAATGTATCGTTCTAACAGCGACTTTCatatagttttctctctctctctctctctctctctctctctctctctctctctctctctctctctctctctctctctctctctctcttcctggtgTCATAAGATTTATATAAT
This window encodes:
- the LOC135113382 gene encoding uncharacterized protein LOC135113382, yielding MDSHTTALGKWEQSERKESMRVWELKNQEGARQDISKQYTTLGPSQQLLNTSPMPLTRRSTTLPIPKRRSSAVTAAAAPRPPCLSRLLLPCCPPWRSPPSPPPATCRVTTPPSIPHHPTTPPAHPTPSYHAPRPSYHAPAQYADVSPHYNTQYAVKDDYSGNDFGAQEARDGYSTQGSYYVLLPDGRLQRVTYHVDGDSGYVADVTYEGEAQYHPDLRPRSCSFLRPRPSSLLHPPGQLTARLKTPRQLLNPPQASFVPAAVELR
- the LOC135113275 gene encoding uncharacterized protein LOC135113275, whose protein sequence is MPRGAGRGRRSYIRGPLSFTQRQSFSVPPITMTCRVFLLAVLAAVACAEPEVSSHVSITTGGHTTSHSSHRPHAPAHAPVPHRPAPHHPAPHHPAPRLPVHHAPAPRHPAPHHPAPHRPAPAPHRPVHRPAPAPHRPVHRPALAPHRPVHHSAPVPHRPVNHSAPAPHRPVHRPAPVPHRPVHRPAPVPHRPVHHPSPAPSYTPEPIYRPTYEPEPTYHAPEPTYHAPEPTYEEPESSYEHGPPAPTYAPHRPTYAPRPTYAPPTSTYGPPISSYAPPTPSYGTPHH